From Saprospira grandis, a single genomic window includes:
- a CDS encoding tryptophan 2,3-dioxygenase produces the protein MKNSYTGKEQYYNDYLGLDKILSAQQLESEAQGVDAHDEMLFIIVHQAYELWFKQVQHELSSILKIFDEQYINDNSKGLQVATHRLNRVVEIWKLLVAQVRVMETMTPMDFLDFRDLLTPASGFQSFQFRLIETRLGLKMDHRHAKKYYEKQLRAEHIEAIKAAENSLSLFELLDNWLARMPFWQLDYWQNFDQKAAENAEMHPFWAHYRGIYLAGLKGSERSEISMKAFDELFFAQENRPVRLSEKACRSALFIYLYREYPLLQQPFQLLNKLLELDELMSTFRYRHMIMVRRMIGMRAGTGGSSGAGYLEGAMNKHHIFGDLAGLATYLIPRNLLPELDQKLVKDLSFRL, from the coding sequence ATGAAAAACTCTTATACTGGCAAAGAGCAGTATTACAACGACTATTTGGGCTTGGATAAAATTTTGTCGGCCCAGCAATTGGAAAGTGAGGCCCAGGGGGTAGATGCGCATGATGAGATGTTGTTTATCATTGTGCATCAGGCTTATGAGCTTTGGTTTAAGCAGGTTCAGCATGAGTTGAGTTCAATCTTAAAAATCTTTGATGAGCAGTACATCAATGACAACTCTAAGGGCTTGCAGGTGGCTACACATCGTTTGAATCGGGTGGTAGAAATTTGGAAATTATTGGTGGCTCAGGTGCGAGTTATGGAGACCATGACGCCTATGGATTTCTTAGATTTTAGAGATTTATTGACTCCTGCTTCGGGTTTTCAGAGCTTTCAATTTCGTTTAATTGAGACTCGTTTGGGCTTGAAAATGGACCATCGTCATGCCAAAAAGTACTATGAAAAGCAGCTTAGAGCGGAGCATATTGAGGCCATAAAAGCGGCAGAAAACAGTCTTTCTTTATTTGAATTATTGGATAATTGGTTGGCTCGGATGCCTTTTTGGCAATTGGATTATTGGCAAAACTTTGATCAAAAAGCGGCAGAAAACGCAGAAATGCATCCATTTTGGGCCCATTATCGAGGCATTTATTTGGCGGGATTGAAGGGTTCTGAGCGTTCAGAAATTAGCATGAAAGCCTTTGATGAGCTCTTTTTTGCCCAAGAAAATCGCCCAGTTCGATTGAGTGAAAAGGCTTGTCGCTCGGCATTATTTATCTATTTGTACCGAGAATATCCCTTATTGCAGCAGCCATTTCAGCTCTTAAATAAGCTCTTGGAGTTGGATGAATTGATGTCTACTTTCCGTTATCGGCACATGATTATGGTGCGCAGAATGATTGGTATGCGGGCTGGAACTGGGGGCTCTTCTGGGGCTGGATACCTAGAAGGAGCCATGAATAAACATCATATTTTTGGCGATTTGGCCGGTTTGGCCACCTACCTCATTCCAAGAAATTTGCTGCCTGAATTGGATCAAAAACTGGTTAAAGACTTATCCTTTAGACTTTAA
- a CDS encoding OmpA family protein gives MRRISFWLFLLLLLGTAKSWGQKTAFAVELAAFEQQVELSYFGPIKGVYELYDVNDFYRYQIPAKTKAEAEVLLAEVRAGKFPYARIIDFKAREEACKNSCGFWAPKYTGRNNDNDQQEEAWANTPKANPPNQLLAPKAKKTALAAPKEKRSLGSLAAPERGLSSAIFFDFNSSDIPAEEGYKINYLSDLMIKNPEYTLVLDGHSDAIGEEDKNLNLSKERLEKVMLSLFMKGVEGERMRIRPQGESDPIAINEYPNGSDSPEGRRYNRRVQLQLLDENGEELPVLAPIEIPAQLKIEE, from the coding sequence ATGAGAAGAATAAGCTTTTGGCTCTTTTTGCTCCTCCTCTTGGGAACTGCAAAAAGTTGGGGCCAAAAAACAGCTTTTGCTGTAGAACTAGCCGCCTTTGAACAACAAGTAGAACTCAGTTATTTTGGTCCAATTAAAGGAGTGTATGAGCTCTATGATGTCAATGACTTTTATCGCTATCAAATTCCGGCCAAAACAAAAGCCGAGGCCGAAGTCCTACTGGCCGAAGTAAGAGCAGGTAAATTTCCCTATGCTCGCATCATTGATTTTAAGGCTAGAGAAGAGGCCTGTAAAAATTCTTGTGGCTTTTGGGCGCCAAAATATACTGGGCGAAACAATGATAATGACCAACAAGAAGAAGCTTGGGCCAATACCCCAAAGGCCAATCCCCCCAATCAGCTTTTGGCCCCCAAAGCCAAAAAAACAGCCCTAGCCGCCCCCAAAGAAAAACGAAGTTTGGGCAGTTTGGCCGCCCCAGAAAGAGGGCTGAGCTCGGCTATATTTTTTGATTTTAATAGCAGCGATATTCCCGCAGAAGAAGGCTATAAGATCAATTACCTCAGCGATCTGATGATCAAAAACCCAGAATATACTTTGGTGCTCGATGGTCATTCGGATGCCATTGGCGAAGAAGATAAAAACCTAAATCTCTCTAAAGAACGACTCGAAAAAGTAATGCTCAGCCTCTTTATGAAAGGAGTAGAAGGCGAACGCATGCGCATTCGCCCCCAAGGCGAATCGGATCCTATTGCCATCAATGAGTACCCCAATGGAAGCGATAGCCCAGAAGGCCGACGATATAATCGCCGAGTTCAGCTTCAATTATTAGATGAAAATGGAGAAGAATTGCCCGTTTTGGCCCCCATTGAGATTCCGGCACAGCTTAAAATTGAAGAATAA
- the purF gene encoding amidophosphoribosyltransferase yields the protein MCGIVGFYGKPNIVYDLMLGLSALQHRGQDAAGIITFEKSFHIKKGLGLVNDVFAQRHADRLRGNIGLGHVRYTTHGSNELINAQPIAANYPFGIAMVHNGNVSNFEEVHNRLYKEYHILPATSNDLELLLYTFSSELNKKDLAQIGPADIFDAVSETQKKVHGAYSVIAAIANHGLLAFCDPNGIRPLVLGQKEGPDGQPVYGFASESVCFDHLGYTPIRELKAGEIVFIDENRQLHSSLGHKTADKFCVFEFIYFAREDSELQGKLVAGQRVKMGRMLAQKVREMGLEADMVIDVPSSGYFAASGLAEALDIPYKRGLVKSNYIGRSFISPSQVEREALVKRKLNPIARTIKGKKLLVVDDSIVRGTTSKRIVQILREAGAEKVYFVSAAPAIKHPCIYGIDMSVSTELLAVGRSDQEICDYIGADALIYQKLEDLKAIFEHTGFCMACLDGAYPTPAAKEALAQIEAERLAIKK from the coding sequence ATGTGTGGAATTGTCGGTTTTTATGGAAAGCCCAATATTGTCTATGACTTAATGTTGGGTTTGAGTGCTTTGCAGCATCGGGGACAAGATGCGGCGGGCATTATTACCTTTGAAAAAAGCTTTCATATCAAAAAGGGATTGGGCTTAGTCAATGATGTTTTTGCGCAGCGGCATGCCGATCGTTTGCGGGGAAATATTGGTTTGGGGCATGTGCGTTATACCACCCATGGCAGCAATGAACTCATTAACGCCCAGCCGATTGCGGCCAACTATCCTTTTGGGATTGCCATGGTGCACAACGGCAATGTGAGCAACTTTGAAGAAGTGCATAATCGCTTGTACAAGGAGTATCATATTTTGCCAGCGACCAGCAATGATTTAGAGCTTTTGCTCTATACCTTTAGTTCTGAATTGAATAAAAAAGACCTGGCCCAAATTGGTCCAGCCGATATATTTGATGCCGTTAGTGAAACCCAAAAAAAGGTCCATGGGGCTTATTCGGTCATTGCGGCCATTGCTAACCATGGACTTTTGGCCTTTTGTGACCCCAATGGGATTCGGCCCTTGGTTTTGGGCCAAAAAGAAGGGCCTGATGGGCAGCCCGTTTATGGTTTTGCTTCGGAAAGCGTTTGTTTTGATCATTTGGGGTATACGCCCATTCGAGAATTGAAGGCTGGAGAGATTGTATTCATTGATGAAAACCGCCAATTGCATAGCAGTTTGGGCCATAAAACGGCCGATAAATTTTGTGTATTTGAGTTTATCTACTTTGCCCGAGAAGATAGTGAGCTGCAAGGCAAATTAGTAGCTGGCCAAAGAGTGAAGATGGGCAGAATGCTGGCCCAAAAAGTTCGAGAAATGGGCCTAGAAGCCGATATGGTTATTGATGTGCCTAGCTCGGGCTATTTTGCTGCTTCGGGCCTTGCAGAGGCCTTAGATATTCCCTATAAAAGGGGCTTAGTCAAAAGCAATTATATTGGCCGCAGTTTTATTTCGCCTTCGCAGGTAGAGCGAGAGGCTTTGGTCAAGCGCAAGCTCAACCCCATTGCTCGGACCATCAAGGGCAAGAAATTATTGGTGGTCGATGATTCTATTGTTCGGGGCACCACCTCCAAGCGGATTGTCCAAATTTTGCGAGAAGCTGGGGCTGAAAAAGTCTATTTTGTTTCGGCGGCGCCGGCCATCAAGCACCCTTGTATTTATGGCATTGATATGTCGGTGAGTACAGAGCTGTTGGCGGTGGGCCGCAGCGATCAGGAGATCTGCGATTACATTGGAGCCGATGCCTTGATTTATCAAAAATTAGAGGACCTAAAAGCTATTTTTGAGCATACTGGTTTTTGCATGGCTTGTCTTGATGGGGCCTATCCTACTCCGGCCGCAAAAGAGGCTTTGGCCCAAATTGAAGCCGAGCGTTTGGCGATAAAGAAATAA
- a CDS encoding glycosyltransferase — protein sequence MSSSTFAPVILFVYQRPDHLSQTLAALAQNEEASQSPIYIYSDGPKPNASPKDLEDIAAVRQLIQAQTWAKKLHIIERKENWGLRKNIVSGVTEVMEKHGRAIILENDIVTSPYFLRYMNQALNLYQDVEEVMHISGFIYPLKLEEEELGSSFFYNVNSCWGWASWQRAWKHYRDDTANILSQINENYDPFVFNGGQKEDFYKQLNQNLSGQLNTWACHWHASIFLQNGLALHPYRSLVKNIGLDGSGAHCDAIRLGQNMLEHPLKLKKLPLQNAPKQHDAVAEKMKLYFKRLRWKELGQLIRKGAFKSIFQKIKAMQ from the coding sequence ATGTCTTCATCGACTTTTGCTCCAGTTATACTCTTTGTCTACCAACGACCCGATCATTTGTCCCAAACTTTAGCCGCCTTGGCCCAAAATGAGGAGGCCAGCCAAAGCCCAATTTATATCTATTCAGATGGACCCAAGCCCAATGCTAGCCCTAAAGATTTAGAAGATATTGCTGCCGTTCGCCAATTGATCCAAGCACAAACTTGGGCAAAAAAACTACATATTATTGAGCGAAAAGAAAATTGGGGCCTGCGCAAAAATATTGTATCTGGAGTAACCGAAGTGATGGAAAAACACGGACGAGCCATTATCCTAGAAAACGATATTGTCACTAGCCCATATTTTCTGCGCTACATGAATCAGGCCCTAAATCTCTATCAAGATGTTGAGGAAGTGATGCATATTAGCGGCTTTATTTATCCACTCAAATTAGAAGAAGAAGAGCTGGGAAGTAGCTTTTTTTATAATGTCAATAGCTGCTGGGGCTGGGCAAGTTGGCAAAGAGCCTGGAAACATTACCGAGATGATACCGCCAATATCTTAAGCCAAATCAATGAGAATTATGATCCCTTTGTCTTTAATGGAGGCCAAAAAGAAGACTTTTATAAGCAGCTAAATCAAAATCTATCTGGCCAACTCAATACCTGGGCCTGCCATTGGCATGCTAGCATCTTTCTCCAAAATGGCCTGGCCCTACACCCTTATCGCTCTTTGGTCAAAAATATTGGCCTCGATGGTAGTGGCGCCCATTGCGATGCTATCCGCCTGGGCCAAAATATGCTCGAACATCCCCTAAAACTAAAAAAACTACCCCTCCAAAATGCCCCAAAACAACATGATGCTGTAGCCGAAAAAATGAAGCTTTATTTTAAACGCCTCCGATGGAAAGAACTCGGCCAATTGATCCGAAAAGGAGCCTTCAAAAGCATTTTTCAAAAAATAAAAGCCATGCAATAA
- a CDS encoding ParA family protein, whose protein sequence is MPVKIGVVSQKGGVGKSTLCRLLAREYAANDWEVKIADMDVSQSTSFNWNSRRLQQNIQPAISVEQFAEVKRALKLSQNHDLIIFDGAPSSNRLTLEIAQTADLILLPTGTALDDLEPTIKLAHELKKRKIPRQKIALVLSRIGTSKAEIEEAKDYISITGYTLIDGLLEEKTAYRRASDLGQALTETPYPSLNEKADFLVQNIINYLNKLG, encoded by the coding sequence ATGCCCGTCAAAATAGGGGTCGTCTCCCAAAAAGGAGGCGTCGGAAAAAGTACGCTCTGCCGCCTGCTCGCCAGAGAATATGCCGCCAACGACTGGGAAGTCAAAATTGCCGATATGGACGTCTCTCAGTCCACTTCTTTCAATTGGAATAGCCGCAGATTACAACAAAATATTCAGCCCGCTATCTCTGTAGAACAGTTTGCCGAGGTCAAAAGAGCCCTCAAACTTAGCCAAAATCACGACCTCATTATCTTTGATGGCGCCCCCAGTTCTAACCGCCTTACCCTAGAAATTGCCCAAACTGCCGACCTCATTCTACTGCCCACTGGCACCGCTCTAGACGATCTAGAACCTACTATTAAGTTGGCCCACGAACTCAAAAAACGTAAGATTCCACGCCAAAAAATTGCCCTGGTCCTCTCCAGAATCGGTACCTCCAAAGCCGAAATCGAAGAGGCCAAAGACTATATTTCTATCACCGGATATACCCTAATTGATGGCCTGCTAGAAGAAAAAACTGCCTACCGTAGAGCTAGCGATTTGGGCCAAGCACTTACCGAAACACCCTACCCCAGCCTCAATGAAAAAGCCGATTTTTTGGTCCAAAATATTATCAATTATCTCAATAAATTAGGCTGA